In Euphorbia lathyris chromosome 2, ddEupLath1.1, whole genome shotgun sequence, the sequence TGGACAATATGATCTGAATGAGTCCTACTTGATCGAGTCTGGCATCATCGATAAATCCAAAAGACGGGTCCTAATGTCCCACAACTAATATTTATCTGTCTTGCAGGTTTAATAGCTTTAGTTCTTAGGACTAGACTGAttgtataagtttttttttgcaattttgaaATGTAATCTATTATTCAGTATTCATTTATCACTTTTGTGTACCGAATGATTTTAAACTGAAAAATGAATTAGATTATATAATGATATTCTAACAGAAGTCAAGTCTATATATTTATTGATCAAACTCTTTAATCATTTAATTCACGAACCTAACTCTGAAGAGATAGCATAGTGCGAGACCATATGTCATCTAATTTATATGTTCTCGGATATTAATCACAGGTGGCGATTCTGACATATCAAATTAGcctaaaacatgataaaaaaagAGGTAAGTAATGCATGCACAAGAAGGGACACGCCAAACATCGTCCTTAAAAAATGTTAAGTGACGGTGTATTATAAAAACAAATCTTTCCAAGTAAAAGGACCGGCCGCTCACAACAGTTACATGGATTGATATGAAAAAGTACATATACATTAAAGATCCAACATGAGATCCCGTATGGATAATCTTTCTAGTGCCATTGGTTGTGATAGTAGGTATAGATTATCTTCATACTTAAATAATCATCATTATGATCTTGGATTATGAATTATGATACTTTGCGTTTGTTTCTTATACACTTGAGAAAGTTGTATCTTAGACAATgattgggtatcacatgaagtaattgcaaaATAATTGAATGATAAATTAAATATTCATGACTCTCAAAAGATGAGAGATATATCTCATGCCTCTTGTGCATGGCCGGTCATAACAATTTACAGGCTATAGACGAAATAACAGATAAGGACccctttaataataaaaaaattgtacgtaaaaaaaatttaaaatatatttcaatatacaataaacaaaaaagtatttcattaatAATTGTACGGTATGTATTATTACGTAAACTAAATACATTTGtttatccaaaataaaaaaatgtatttcacaatttctttaaattaactggtaatatatattgaaaaaattaattggacCTTCTTTAAgtctaaaatattaattatttaggttaTTTAAAgtctaaataattttaatatatgtgtAATTTTTTAAGCAGAAactaataaaacatatatatatatatataaaccaaaataatacagggtaaattacactcatggctacTGAACTATATCTATTTTCACATTGTGGCCACCgaacttcaattcttcccggtatggtcattgaactttataCTTTGTTACACCAGTGGTCACTGTTACCGTTGACCACCATTTTTCCACCTTTGACTTCCATTTTAACCGGATGTCTCTCTCCTTCTCCCTTCCTCAATTATTTTAtacccattttacccttatatatatatatatatatatatatatatatactcttctACTTCCAACCTCATCACCATTTATTATTACTTAACACCTAATTTAGCATCCAAatacatatttttatatatatctcAAGGAAACTCTATTTTAACCTTTTTGTATTggcttaatatattttattttaattaaaaactatattaaaaaacaagaggaataaaaaaaacacaaacacaaaaataaaaaaaaagacatttTTTAAGACCGAGCCTGTGAAAAACCCAGTTTCCGGCCATTATCTTATCCTACTTCTTCTTTTGTTCTTGTCGGCAACCGTCTCTATCGCAGACTTAACAATAATCCTTCTCACCTGTCGATTTTCTCTCATCTCTCTTAGTCGGCGAACGaagatttttatgaaaaaaaaattgaagtggACAGATTAATTAACaggaagaaaaggaaaaaagtgAGTGGAAGGAGGGAGACACGGAGGATGAGGAGAGGAAAAAAGGGTTGCGGAGCGGAGTTGTCACTACCGACCTAACAGAGGAGAGGCGTTGTTGTTGCCGCCTCACGAACTGACCGGAGAAGGAAATACAGACCACTGGATTTGAACTCCGGTCACCGCCTCTCACTCCCCTTGCTGGACACCGTTGTGACCATAGTTCGCCGGAAACCGTATCTTCGTCGCCAAATCAGAAACTGATTTTCTGAAACTGATTTCTGAAACTCGCATATAAAAATGGGTAAAATGTGTTTGATGACCTGGGAGAGGGGTTGAAGATGAAGGGTGAAATGGAAATTTTAGGATTCAGAAGGGTGAAAGGAGAGAGTCAGCCGGTTAAATGGGGAGTCAACGGTTGAAAAACGCTGGTCAACGGTCACAGTGGccatcggtgttaaaaagtgtaaagttcaatggccatatcAGGAAgtaatgaagttcagtggccacaatattaaaatgggtacagttcagtggccatgggtgtaatttacccaaataatacatatatagtATACACAATTATTCTCAATAAGATGTTTATTATGTGCAAGGCACGTGAAACAAATGAAACTACATTAAGTGGTCAAAAAACTCTATTAAACTTATGATCATAAAATTCAAGAAAAATTGTGTTTTGCCcaatttataaatacattgaCGTGATTTTAAAGGTTTGTAAATAGAGACGTGTAGTATGTTTTGTTTACAAAACAAATTATCTTAAATGACATTGTTAAATTCTTATTACAAAccaaagacatttttatcttaaaaaactATATATCTACCTATCGATAAAACACAGTCCCCCCAAAACACCGCTCCCTAATCAAAATCGTATAGCGgatattttgcatttttttttactaattttacaaTTTATGAACTAATTGATacttaagttcattttacacgACTACAATTTGATTTGGGGTATGTGTTTCGTCAATATggtaaatgtaatttttttaaaagataaaaaatttCTCGATTACCATCAAAACGTGATGGTGTAATTTCAAATactttgttttataaaaaaaaaaaaatataccataAACCTTtattacaaacttttaaacaatatACCCATATTTATAGATAAGacaaaccatatatatatatatacaaaatttaTGATCATGAAATTTGTAATCACAAATTTTTTTACCACTAAGATTAAGTCCCCTAGTTCCATAAAGGATTTCACTTATTAAGCTCGGGGtcttttactaaatttttatggatCATTAATATTCAAtagaattttatattaaaaaatataaaaataaatagatagatTAGAAGggtgttttttcaaaaaaaattagaactgTGTCAATTTTTCATAGTTAAATAaatatagggaaaattacacagaaattcgtcttttagaaactatttacaactatgtcaagtcataattctGTATTATGTGaaattagtaaaatcagtacttttaatatattttaaggattaaaatttataaattagaagtctagaatatattttttagggtttatgatttatgaattggagtctataatttttaaattatagtgtaaaattataatatatagagaataatgacacaTTAAggattaagtttggtgatatgatttagttgtaattttgtagttaattatgatattcatgtaattgacccttAAATATATACACTTGATATaatgaaatggtaaaaattgaatcttattacattatatttattttttcaattttaaactAATATAATAAGAGCGTAAGTGTAGATGTACTACTTGGTCAGCCTTATTTGCGGGCCTGCTTAGGCCCATTAGTTTCTACAATTTGGTTTATAAGCTTGTGTACGAAGTGATTTTGAACTGTGTAATATCAACCAAACGCAGTGTGCCTTTTCTCTTTTTGAAATATTTCATGTAGAGATGTGAAGGAAGAAATTATTTTGCAATGCATATCTACTTTTGGTAGAtactttaataataataaaatgataGGAggcaataaagaaaaataataataatgagaatCTCCATGGGCCTGAACTCAGAAAGAAAAAGATGCTAATAATATTCCCCTCCATATTCGGATTCTCAATCTCTGCTCATTTCTAGCATCTGCTTATTTTGTTACTTAATAATCTCCTTCCTTATACTACATCTCAACATTCATCTTCCTCGGATCGGATTTCTCTGTCACCTTCCATACCATACCAGAGGCACAGGTAACTTCATTTCATTTCCCAGATACATACTGTcatttctctcttttctttttttctttgattttgcATATCTCCATTAACGATATCTTTTCATGAATTTGATTTATTCCTAATATCACTTTATGATTTGTGTTTCTGATTGTTTCCTTAGGAACCAGATTTTGCTTCATTTTCAGATCCTAATCATTCTCAAAATACATAATTCAAATAACAAGAAACATTTCATTCAATCAAGCATCCATAAGAATATCACTTCTAGTTCATGAAAATCAAATATGTACATCATGATAACAAATTCCTTTCAGCTTAAAGAATTCTTTTAATTCCAACAAATAAATGCACACTAATCTTTCTAACAATCCACTTCCGgattttgtaaaattcaatcAACTTTAACAACAATACTTCAGAATCCTTTCCAGGCATTAAGAACTTCATGGAAAACTTCAGCTATCAAATCCCTGTCAGCACATTGCATAAACACATTGAAATCATCCCGAATATCAAATATCTTACTGAACTTCACCAAATATCTCATGCAGCTCGTCTTCAGTTTCGGTAACTGATACAAGGATGCACTTTGTAGCCTCTCAAGCACATTCTTTGTATCAATATCCTCCAAAAGACTCTCATGACATGCCTCCTTCAAGTCATCCATATCGTACTTATCGGCTGCTCCGAGAAGTGCGAGACGGTGGGTCAGAAAATCCTCATGTTGGATGCTTCCGTAAATGTAATTCAGAAATGTGTGACAGGCTTCAATTGACATATCAGAGATATTTATGGTAGACAGTTCTTTTTCTTTCAAGTCATGAGCAAACATGCTGCGGAAAACAGGTGATCTTGCAGCAAGAACAGCACGATGGGCTCCGATGCTTCCATTGGAAGCATTGATCGTAATGTCCGTATGGATGCTTTCGGATAACATTCGACTAAAGGATGAAAGAGCTGTAGCATTTGATCGCTTTTTTGCAACTCCTTCAGCCCAGATGGAGCAAGGTTCTCCGCCCTGTATATATTTATAGATTGAATCCCATACGTTAAAATTGAGGTAAAGAACTCTTCCAATTATTAGATTTTCCAATCATGCTAGATTTCAATATAGTAAAGTGA encodes:
- the LOC136218741 gene encoding BTB/POZ domain-containing protein At1g55760 encodes the protein MSDSAYKVETTCRLAQWRIDNLASCTYRKSDPFKIGNWNWHISVEKSRLLFVKLFPEISNLTRGTPPIASFIIRVVSSVGDRKAFTHPEITDKQLKNSEDFVWQIEVPLTGKFIIDIEFLDLKTPSPDGGEPCSIWAEGVAKKRSNATALSSFSRMLSESIHTDITINASNGSIGAHRAVLAARSPVFRSMFAHDLKEKELSTINISDMSIEACHTFLNYIYGSIQHEDFLTHRLALLGAADKYDMDDLKEACHESLLEDIDTKNVLERLQSASLYQLPKLKTSCMRYLVKFSKIFDIRDDFNVFMQCADRDLIAEVFHEVLNAWKGF